From the genome of Paraburkholderia flava, one region includes:
- a CDS encoding MFS transporter: protein MLGIGLVNMLVALDQTVVSTALPSIVSELRGFEYYAWIASAYLLASVVTVPVFGRLGDYFGRKRFVIAAVIVFTAASALCGVATSMPFLAIARGLQGVGGGMMVGTAFASIPDLFPDPRARVRWQVVMAAAYGIGTAAGPSLGGWLSEHFGWRSTFLVNLPVGALALYFIWAHLPSYRRAATGDVRIDWTGAALVALVLGGLQAFIEAVPKDGLTSGNLVLAALVVLGAVALLICERRATHPIVPLDLFRDAQLVTLFTLSLLSGFVMFSLIFFAPLLLQGGFGLSPQQAGLLATPIAACIAIGSLINTRIVIHLPKPTLILSIGFSLLVAASLGIGFATPATPHLWLEVAMGAVGIGLGFILNNLNVFAQEIAGRERFGITTALLQSTRMVGGMLGTSIVATIVNRRYTSGVEDALKVLGEPVVSTWLPKLGDPRILIDPALRDALLVELKNAGLEGPALVDAARHVLVQSIHIGVLLTGAAALAAALTVRRISQITFRRS, encoded by the coding sequence ATGCTCGGCATCGGCCTCGTCAACATGCTGGTCGCACTCGATCAGACGGTCGTCAGTACTGCGCTGCCGTCGATCGTGTCCGAGCTGCGCGGTTTCGAGTACTACGCGTGGATCGCGAGCGCGTATCTGCTCGCATCGGTCGTGACGGTGCCGGTGTTCGGCCGGCTCGGCGATTACTTCGGGCGCAAGCGCTTCGTGATCGCCGCCGTGATCGTGTTCACCGCAGCGTCGGCGCTGTGCGGCGTCGCGACGAGCATGCCGTTTCTCGCGATCGCGCGCGGGCTGCAGGGCGTCGGCGGCGGCATGATGGTCGGCACCGCGTTCGCGTCGATTCCCGATCTGTTTCCCGATCCGCGCGCCCGCGTGCGCTGGCAGGTCGTGATGGCGGCGGCGTACGGGATCGGCACGGCGGCGGGGCCGTCGCTCGGCGGCTGGCTCAGCGAGCATTTCGGCTGGCGCTCGACGTTCCTCGTCAACCTGCCGGTCGGCGCGCTCGCGCTGTATTTCATCTGGGCGCATCTGCCGTCCTACCGGCGCGCCGCAACCGGCGACGTGCGGATCGACTGGACCGGTGCGGCGCTCGTCGCGCTTGTGCTCGGCGGCCTGCAGGCGTTCATCGAAGCCGTGCCGAAAGACGGCCTGACGAGCGGCAATCTCGTGCTCGCTGCGCTGGTGGTGCTGGGTGCGGTCGCGTTGCTGATCTGCGAGCGGCGCGCGACGCATCCGATCGTCCCGCTCGACCTGTTCCGCGACGCGCAGCTGGTGACGCTGTTCACGCTGTCGCTGCTGTCCGGCTTCGTGATGTTCTCGCTGATCTTCTTCGCGCCGCTGCTGTTGCAGGGCGGCTTCGGTCTGTCGCCGCAGCAGGCGGGCCTGCTCGCGACGCCGATCGCGGCCTGCATCGCGATCGGCAGCCTGATCAACACGCGCATCGTGATCCATCTGCCGAAGCCGACGCTGATCCTGTCGATCGGTTTTTCGCTGCTCGTTGCTGCATCGCTGGGGATTGGATTCGCGACGCCGGCTACGCCGCATCTCTGGCTCGAGGTCGCGATGGGCGCGGTCGGCATCGGGCTCGGCTTCATCCTCAACAACCTGAACGTGTTCGCGCAGGAGATCGCCGGCCGCGAGCGCTTCGGCATCACGACGGCGCTACTGCAATCGACGCGGATGGTGGGCGGCATGCTCGGCACGAGCATCGTCGCGACGATCGTGAATCGGCGCTATACGTCGGGGGTCGAGGATGCGTTGAAGGTGCTCGGCGAGCCGGTGGTGTCCACGTGGCTGCCGAAGCTCGGCGATCCGCGCATCCTGATCGACCCGGCGCTGCGCGACGCGCTGCTGGTCGAGCTGAAGAACGCGGGGCTCGAAGGCCCCGCGCTTGTCGACGCGGCGAGACACGTGCTGGTGCAATCGATACACATCGGTGTGCTGTTGACCGGTGCCGCGGCGCTGGCCGCGGCATTGACCGTGCGGCGGATTTCGCAGATCACGTTTCGGCGGAGTTGA
- a CDS encoding helix-turn-helix transcriptional regulator: protein MSPVLNTPDESAWFGTVSNLAEKWGFNQVFVAILLRPGTRFEDAFIRSTYAPSWRRIYDDRKLSNVDPVVSHCSTHTSPIAWSQELFATAPAPQQAMFEEARSHGLRVGITLPIHGPKQEWGGLSFVSDRTPTDDFWRQVDTALPNLMLLRDLVVDTSQRHLKAHAQPLIPQLTPRERECLVWTAQGKSTWEISHILNCSEAVVNFHVKNIRAKFGVNSRRAAAVIATQLGLIDPG, encoded by the coding sequence ATGTCACCGGTGCTCAATACCCCGGACGAATCAGCATGGTTCGGTACGGTAAGCAACCTCGCCGAGAAGTGGGGGTTTAACCAGGTATTCGTGGCAATCCTGTTACGCCCCGGCACCCGGTTCGAAGATGCGTTCATACGCAGTACGTATGCGCCGTCGTGGCGACGGATCTACGACGACAGGAAACTCTCGAATGTCGACCCCGTCGTGTCTCACTGCTCGACACATACCTCGCCGATCGCCTGGTCGCAGGAGTTATTCGCCACCGCTCCTGCCCCGCAGCAAGCGATGTTCGAGGAGGCGCGATCACATGGCCTGCGCGTCGGTATAACGCTGCCGATCCATGGACCCAAACAGGAATGGGGCGGGCTGTCTTTCGTCAGCGACCGCACTCCGACCGACGATTTCTGGCGTCAGGTCGATACGGCGCTACCCAATCTCATGCTGCTGCGCGACCTGGTGGTAGATACGAGTCAGCGGCATCTGAAGGCGCATGCGCAACCGCTGATCCCGCAATTGACGCCTCGCGAACGCGAGTGTCTGGTCTGGACTGCTCAAGGCAAGTCCACATGGGAAATCTCACACATCCTCAACTGCTCGGAAGCCGTTGTGAACTTCCACGTCAAGAACATCCGGGCAAAGTTCGGCGTCAATTCACGGCGGGCAGCCGCCGTGATTGCGACGCAACTCGGACTTATTGACCCAGGCTGA
- a CDS encoding SMP-30/gluconolactonase/LRE family protein has protein sequence MTDASRRYPDPAVRILDPRFNALRVALASVECLYQGTRWSEGPVWFGDGRYLLWSDIPNNRILRWGEETGAVTPFRRPSNNANGNTRDREGRLVTCEHLTRRVTRTEYDGTITVLADQYRGKPLNSPNDVIVKSDGSIWFSDPTFGIDGYYEGEKHDSELTPCVYRVDGQTGEITVVADSILGPNGLAFSPDESVLYIVESRGEPRKIRAFDVSADGRSLSNDRVLIDAGPGTPDGFRVDVHGNLWCGWGMGTDELDGVRVFTAQGEAIGHIALPERCANLCFGGRHRNRLFMAAAHGLYSLYVNTQGVKGG, from the coding sequence ATGACCGACGCCAGCCGCCGCTATCCCGATCCCGCCGTCCGTATTCTCGACCCACGCTTCAACGCATTGCGCGTCGCGCTCGCATCGGTCGAATGTCTGTACCAGGGCACGCGCTGGTCCGAGGGGCCGGTGTGGTTCGGCGACGGGCGCTATCTGCTGTGGAGCGACATTCCGAACAACCGCATCCTGCGTTGGGGCGAAGAGACCGGCGCGGTGACGCCGTTTCGCCGGCCGTCGAATAACGCGAACGGCAACACGCGCGATCGCGAAGGGCGGCTCGTCACGTGCGAGCATCTGACGCGCCGCGTCACGCGCACCGAATACGACGGCACGATCACCGTGCTCGCGGACCAGTATCGCGGCAAGCCACTGAATTCGCCGAACGACGTGATCGTGAAATCCGACGGGTCGATCTGGTTCAGCGATCCGACCTTCGGCATCGACGGCTACTACGAAGGCGAGAAGCACGACTCTGAACTGACGCCGTGCGTGTACCGCGTCGACGGACAGACCGGCGAGATTACCGTCGTCGCCGATTCGATCCTCGGGCCGAACGGCCTGGCGTTCTCGCCGGACGAGTCGGTGTTGTATATCGTCGAATCGCGCGGCGAGCCGCGCAAGATTCGCGCATTCGACGTCTCCGCCGACGGCCGCTCGCTGTCGAACGATCGTGTGCTGATCGACGCGGGCCCGGGCACGCCCGACGGCTTTCGCGTCGACGTGCACGGCAACCTGTGGTGCGGCTGGGGGATGGGCACCGACGAACTGGACGGCGTGCGCGTGTTCACCGCGCAAGGCGAAGCGATCGGACACATCGCGCTACCTGAGCGTTGCGCGAACCTGTGCTTCGGCGGCCGTCATCGCAACCGCCTGTTCATGGCGGCCGCGCACGGCCTCTATTCGCTGTATGTGAATACGCAGGGCGTGAAGGGCGGCTAG
- a CDS encoding dihydrodipicolinate synthase family protein, producing MNISPLSESEFATTVMVVPPLARRADFTLDAAQNHKLIRHIEAGGVRTLLYGGNANLYHLPVSEYRELLDLLADSTRPDTRVIPAIGPDYGKMLDQARILSQTAYRTAMVLPLAGFTTPQGIEDGLTRIADIAGIPLTLYIKHEDYVDVETLARLVDRGTLIAVKYAIVREHPAHDEYLRRLLQNVSPSRVISGMGERAALVHLRDFGLAAWTTGSGCIAPHAVTALLHALQAGRDDEAQRLYDAFLPLETLRDEISLIRVLHDAVTFSGIADMGPLLPLLSSTPAAHHAKIDAETRALLAFEHRLATQRTIR from the coding sequence ATGAACATTTCCCCGTTGTCCGAAAGCGAATTCGCGACCACCGTGATGGTCGTGCCGCCGCTCGCGCGCCGCGCCGATTTCACGCTCGACGCCGCGCAAAACCACAAGCTGATCCGTCACATCGAAGCAGGCGGCGTACGCACGCTGCTGTATGGCGGCAACGCAAACCTGTACCACCTGCCGGTCAGCGAGTACCGCGAACTGCTCGATCTGCTCGCCGACAGCACCCGCCCCGACACACGCGTGATCCCCGCCATCGGACCGGACTACGGCAAGATGCTCGATCAGGCGCGCATCCTTTCGCAGACCGCCTACCGTACCGCGATGGTGCTTCCGCTCGCCGGCTTCACGACGCCGCAGGGGATCGAAGACGGCCTCACGAGAATCGCCGATATCGCCGGCATCCCACTCACGCTGTACATCAAACACGAGGACTATGTCGATGTCGAGACGCTCGCGCGGCTCGTCGATCGGGGCACGTTGATTGCTGTGAAATACGCGATCGTGCGCGAGCATCCCGCGCACGACGAGTACCTGCGCCGGCTGCTGCAAAACGTCAGTCCGTCGCGGGTGATTTCGGGGATGGGCGAGCGGGCCGCGCTCGTGCATCTGAGAGATTTCGGACTGGCCGCATGGACGACGGGTTCCGGCTGCATCGCGCCGCATGCGGTGACGGCACTGCTGCACGCGCTCCAGGCAGGACGCGACGACGAAGCGCAGCGTCTGTACGACGCATTCCTGCCGCTCGAAACGCTGCGCGACGAGATCTCGCTGATTCGCGTGCTGCACGACGCGGTAACGTTTTCAGGGATCGCCGACATGGGGCCGCTACTGCCGTTGCTGAGTTCGACGCCGGCCGCGCATCATGCGAAGATCGACGCCGAGACGCGGGCACTACTCGCGTTCGAGCATCGTCTCGCCACACAGCGCACAATTCGCTGA
- a CDS encoding acyl-homoserine-lactone synthase: MQTTIRVGTRQDFHREHLKEMYRLRARVFSARLGWDVPIIDGMEIDGYDALEPHYVVAQDETGRVRGCCRLMPTEGPNMLRDTFPQTLHGAAAPTGRHIWELSRLAVDTEGEEQGFGFSDLTIRVFQTAMTFAQRMGVTSYVVVTTMPIERMLRRAGVEIDRLGAPVQIGIERSVALDWAVSPQTLTALFGSMAIAA; this comes from the coding sequence ATGCAAACTACGATTCGGGTTGGAACGAGGCAAGACTTCCACAGAGAACATCTCAAGGAGATGTACCGGCTACGCGCCCGGGTATTCAGTGCACGTTTAGGTTGGGATGTTCCGATCATCGACGGCATGGAGATCGACGGCTACGACGCGCTTGAACCCCACTACGTAGTGGCTCAGGACGAAACCGGCCGTGTTCGGGGTTGCTGCCGCCTGATGCCGACGGAAGGCCCCAACATGCTGCGCGACACCTTCCCTCAGACACTGCACGGCGCGGCGGCACCTACCGGACGGCATATCTGGGAACTCAGCCGGCTTGCAGTTGATACGGAGGGCGAAGAACAGGGCTTCGGCTTTAGCGATCTGACTATCCGTGTGTTTCAGACCGCCATGACCTTTGCACAGCGGATGGGGGTGACGAGTTATGTAGTCGTGACGACCATGCCGATCGAGCGAATGCTGCGCCGCGCCGGTGTCGAGATAGATCGCCTGGGAGCGCCTGTGCAGATCGGCATAGAACGCTCAGTTGCTCTAGACTGGGCGGTCAGCCCTCAAACGTTGACGGCACTGTTCGGATCGATGGCGATCGCAGCCTGA
- a CDS encoding aldehyde dehydrogenase (NADP(+)), with protein sequence MQITGDMLIGASAVRGTKGTLRAFDPARNAEIEPTFGAGGTTDVDQACDLAARAFDPYRQASLETRAHFLESIAENILALGDALIERAQAESALPKARLEGERGRTVGQLKLFASLVREGRWLTATLDSALPDRKPLPRSDLRLQKLPVGPVAVFGASNFPLAFSVAGGDTASALAAGCPVVVKAHPAHLGTSELVGRAIQKAVIDCNLPEGVFSLLIGAGNEIGEALVAHPAIKSVGFTGSRRGGLALVDIAAKRREPIPVFAEMSSVNPFFLLPAALKQRGDEIAAGFVESVTLGVGQFCTNPGLVIALEGADTQRFIDVAAQALSKKSAQTMLTAGIASAYKDGVLQRGEQRGVTSVARGMASDASCSALPALFTTTAMQFLATPQLEDEIFGPTSLIVICPTFDDMLQVARYVEGQLTVTLQLDADDYPLARQLLPVLERKAGRILANGFPTGVEVSYAMVHGGPYPATSDSRATSVGATAIDRFLRPVCYQDLPADLLPESLRDGNPLKLWRLRDGKLGRE encoded by the coding sequence ATGCAGATTACCGGAGACATGCTGATCGGCGCGTCGGCGGTGCGCGGCACCAAGGGCACGCTGCGCGCGTTCGACCCGGCCCGCAACGCCGAGATCGAGCCGACCTTCGGCGCGGGCGGCACGACCGATGTCGATCAGGCATGCGACCTCGCCGCACGCGCATTCGATCCATACCGTCAGGCGTCGCTCGAGACGCGCGCGCACTTTCTTGAATCGATCGCCGAGAACATCCTCGCGCTCGGCGATGCGCTGATCGAGCGCGCGCAGGCCGAATCCGCGCTGCCGAAAGCGCGACTCGAAGGCGAGCGCGGTCGTACTGTCGGCCAGTTGAAGCTGTTCGCGTCGCTCGTGCGCGAAGGCCGCTGGCTGACCGCGACGCTCGATTCCGCGCTGCCCGATCGCAAGCCGTTGCCGCGTTCCGATCTGCGCTTGCAGAAGCTTCCGGTCGGACCGGTTGCCGTGTTCGGTGCGAGCAATTTTCCGCTCGCGTTTTCGGTGGCCGGCGGCGACACCGCGTCGGCACTCGCGGCGGGTTGCCCGGTCGTCGTCAAGGCGCATCCCGCGCATCTTGGCACGTCTGAGCTCGTCGGGCGTGCGATCCAGAAAGCGGTCATCGACTGCAATCTGCCGGAAGGCGTCTTCTCGCTGCTGATCGGTGCGGGCAACGAGATCGGCGAAGCGCTGGTCGCGCATCCGGCGATCAAGTCGGTCGGCTTCACCGGTTCGCGACGCGGCGGTCTCGCGCTCGTCGATATCGCGGCGAAGCGTCGCGAGCCGATTCCGGTCTTCGCCGAAATGAGCAGCGTGAATCCGTTCTTTCTGCTGCCGGCGGCGTTGAAGCAGCGCGGCGACGAAATCGCCGCAGGCTTCGTCGAATCGGTAACGCTCGGCGTCGGTCAGTTCTGCACGAATCCCGGCCTCGTGATCGCGCTCGAAGGCGCGGACACGCAGCGCTTCATCGATGTCGCCGCGCAGGCGCTGTCGAAGAAAAGTGCACAGACGATGCTGACGGCCGGCATCGCGAGCGCGTACAAGGACGGCGTCCTGCAGCGCGGCGAACAGCGCGGTGTGACGAGCGTCGCGCGCGGCATGGCAAGCGACGCATCGTGCTCGGCGCTGCCCGCGCTGTTCACGACGACCGCGATGCAGTTTCTCGCGACGCCGCAACTCGAGGATGAAATCTTCGGACCGACTTCGCTGATCGTGATCTGCCCGACGTTCGACGACATGCTGCAGGTCGCACGCTACGTCGAAGGGCAGTTGACGGTCACGCTGCAACTGGACGCGGACGACTATCCGCTCGCGCGGCAACTGCTGCCGGTGCTCGAACGCAAGGCCGGCCGCATTCTCGCGAACGGTTTCCCGACCGGCGTCGAGGTGTCGTATGCGATGGTGCACGGCGGCCCGTACCCGGCGACGTCCGATTCGCGTGCGACGTCGGTGGGTGCGACGGCGATCGACCGGTTCCTGCGGCCCGTCTGCTATCAGGATCTGCCGGCTGATCTGCTGCCCGAGTCGCTGCGCGACGGCAACCCATTGAAGCTTTGGCGCCTGCGCGACGGCAAGCTCGGCCGGGAGTAA
- a CDS encoding short chain dehydrogenase, which translates to MKKIVVIGATGTLGRAVAAELKARHEVIEVGATRGAHRVDGTDPASIERLFAEIGHVDGIVTATGKVHFGPLPEMTIEQFWTGLRDKLMGQINFVLAAQRYVNDGGSFTLTGGILADEPIREGASATTVNFALEGFVRGAAIELPRGIRINVVSPTVLAESMDAYAPYFRGFEPVTAQRAALAYLRSVEGAQTGKVYRVGY; encoded by the coding sequence ATGAAAAAGATCGTCGTCATCGGTGCCACGGGCACACTCGGCCGCGCGGTCGCCGCGGAACTCAAGGCACGTCACGAGGTGATCGAAGTGGGTGCGACGCGCGGCGCGCATCGCGTGGACGGTACGGACCCGGCGAGCATCGAACGGCTGTTCGCGGAGATCGGGCACGTCGACGGGATCGTCACGGCGACCGGCAAGGTTCACTTCGGCCCGCTGCCCGAAATGACCATCGAGCAGTTCTGGACCGGCCTGCGCGACAAGCTGATGGGCCAGATCAATTTCGTGCTGGCCGCGCAGCGTTATGTGAACGACGGCGGTTCGTTCACGCTGACGGGCGGCATTCTCGCCGACGAACCGATCCGCGAAGGCGCGAGCGCGACGACGGTGAATTTCGCACTCGAAGGATTCGTGCGCGGCGCGGCGATCGAACTGCCGCGCGGCATCCGCATCAATGTGGTCAGCCCGACGGTGCTCGCCGAATCGATGGACGCGTACGCGCCGTACTTCCGCGGCTTCGAGCCCGTCACCGCACAGCGCGCCGCACTGGCGTACCTGCGCAGCGTGGAAGGCGCGCAGACGGGGAAGGTGTATCGCGTCGGGTATTGA
- a CDS encoding FadR/GntR family transcriptional regulator, whose product MNERKTLGLPDKIYGDILNRILEGEYPEGARLPTEHALAERFATSRPTVREALARLRADGIIVTRHGSGTTVARRPDPDVRRFAPLETLSDIRRCYEFRIVTEAGGAALAAQHADADDIAAIQRAWDQLERVIETQGIGAQDDFAFHVAVARASKNPFFITVMTFIDEQIVFSMNLSRNLSLVKTIERQRLVQAEHLAVLEAIRNHDAAAAAQAMRAHLENARDRMFGS is encoded by the coding sequence ATGAACGAGCGTAAAACGTTGGGGCTGCCCGACAAGATCTACGGCGACATTCTCAACCGCATTCTCGAGGGCGAGTACCCGGAAGGCGCCCGCCTGCCGACCGAGCATGCGCTGGCCGAACGCTTCGCGACCTCGCGGCCGACGGTGCGCGAAGCGCTCGCGCGGCTGCGCGCCGACGGCATCATCGTCACGCGGCACGGCTCGGGTACGACCGTCGCGCGTCGTCCGGACCCGGACGTGCGCCGCTTCGCGCCGCTCGAAACGCTGTCCGACATTCGACGCTGCTACGAATTTCGCATCGTCACCGAAGCGGGCGGCGCCGCGCTCGCCGCGCAGCACGCGGACGCGGACGACATCGCCGCGATCCAGCGCGCGTGGGACCAGCTCGAACGGGTCATCGAGACGCAGGGCATCGGCGCGCAGGACGATTTCGCGTTCCATGTCGCGGTCGCGCGCGCGTCGAAGAATCCGTTCTTCATCACGGTGATGACGTTCATCGACGAGCAGATCGTGTTCAGCATGAACCTGTCGCGCAATCTGTCGCTGGTGAAGACGATCGAGCGGCAGCGTCTCGTGCAGGCCGAGCATCTCGCGGTGCTGGAGGCGATTCGCAACCACGATGCCGCCGCGGCCGCGCAAGCGATGCGCGCGCATCTCGAGAACGCGCGCGACCGGATGTTCGGCTCGTAA
- a CDS encoding DUF3005 domain-containing protein: MDTTHADKPDDTPLTQPAERGLSAAIHNDRTHDSTVDTDGKNREAARLAGDGPIAADEITGSDATLDNSVAEARDGFAGFDSRRGGNHLMLALQPGYRVIDHGMVDPDPDAVREHRLDILDPPSAPNARGRIHYALNHVRPARIIELERVK, translated from the coding sequence ATGGACACGACTCATGCAGACAAGCCCGACGACACGCCGCTCACGCAACCCGCCGAGCGCGGACTGAGCGCGGCGATCCACAACGATCGCACACACGACAGCACGGTCGACACCGACGGCAAGAATCGCGAGGCCGCGCGGCTCGCCGGCGACGGCCCGATCGCTGCCGACGAAATTACCGGCAGCGATGCGACGCTCGACAACAGCGTCGCCGAGGCACGCGACGGGTTCGCGGGTTTCGACAGCCGGCGCGGCGGCAATCACCTGATGCTCGCGTTGCAGCCGGGCTATCGCGTGATCGATCACGGGATGGTCGACCCGGACCCGGACGCCGTGCGCGAACACCGCCTCGACATACTCGATCCGCCCTCCGCCCCCAATGCACGCGGCCGCATTCACTACGCGCTGAATCACGTCCGACCCGCGCGGATCATCGAACTGGAGCGTGTCAAATGA
- a CDS encoding LuxR family transcriptional regulator, giving the protein MEITESHELIPTVLEIGTLEDPDMLGQAIVRLGRKLGFDSMLYGGRFAMDSARNIEQRVTSNYHPNWRATYDQENYIALDPVVVHAMNSLAPIVWSSAMGGSPGQKQFWEEASGYGLKAGVSFSVQTRDGDFGILSLALDKNGRDAQRQIATNIMWGPLIVTMAQEAMRRIVKGSQPQLRPRLTPREWEILRWLAAGKSTEEISVILSVSEHGVVYHVRNLLHKFGTRTRGQIVIKAMSLGML; this is encoded by the coding sequence ATGGAAATAACCGAGAGCCACGAGCTCATACCGACAGTTCTGGAAATTGGCACGCTCGAAGATCCCGATATGCTCGGACAGGCCATTGTCCGCCTGGGTCGAAAGCTGGGATTCGATTCCATGCTGTACGGTGGCCGGTTCGCAATGGACAGCGCTCGAAATATCGAACAACGAGTCACGTCGAACTATCACCCAAACTGGCGCGCGACATACGACCAGGAAAACTACATTGCGCTAGACCCCGTTGTCGTCCACGCGATGAACTCGCTAGCGCCGATCGTGTGGTCGAGCGCCATGGGCGGCTCGCCCGGACAGAAGCAATTCTGGGAGGAAGCGAGCGGCTACGGACTAAAAGCAGGCGTGTCTTTCTCCGTGCAGACGAGAGATGGCGACTTCGGAATATTGAGCCTGGCGCTGGACAAAAACGGGCGAGATGCGCAGAGACAGATCGCGACTAACATCATGTGGGGACCGCTGATTGTCACGATGGCGCAGGAAGCCATGCGCCGCATCGTCAAGGGTTCACAACCGCAGTTGCGCCCCCGGCTCACACCGCGCGAATGGGAAATACTACGCTGGCTGGCAGCAGGCAAGTCAACCGAGGAAATCTCCGTGATACTCAGCGTTTCAGAGCATGGAGTCGTGTATCACGTGCGCAACCTGCTGCACAAGTTTGGCACCCGAACGCGCGGGCAGATTGTGATCAAGGCGATGTCGTTAGGGATGCTGTGA